From the Thermococcus sp. MV5 genome, the window ATTATTGCTCTTACATCGCTATCCTCTTCTAATAGTTTTATTGCAAGCCATCTCAAGTTATACTGTCTAGTTAATTCCTCATCTTTTTCCAAAACCTTAATTAGCTTCTTTATATAAGGTTCGAAGTTTGGATATTCGACTATCGGTGGTTTTTTGTCAAGAGATTCTGCAATTCTTTCTTTTAATTTATCAATGCCTTCTCCTTTTGAAGCAATTGTTGGAACAACAGGAACACCTAATAACTCTTCAAGTTTTTCTGGATTTACATTATATCCCTTCTCCTCTGAAATATCAATTTTGTTTAAGGCTATAACAACATTTGCCCCAATTTCAAGAAGCTGTAAAACCAAATAGAGATTTCTTTCGAGATTTGACGCATCTATAATATCAACAACAACTTTTGGTTTCTCTTGGACAATAAAATTTCTTGCAATCTTTTCATCAATAGAATAGGCGGTTAAACCGTAAACTCCAGGTAAGTCAACAACCCTAAACCTCATTCCTTTGTGCTCAAGTTCTCCTTCTTTTTTCTCAACTGTTACTCCAGGCCAATTACCAATGTGTTGCCTTAAACCGGTTAAAGCATTGAAGATAGTAGTCTTACCAGTATTGGGATTCCCAATTAAAGCTATTACCACTTCTTTCATTCTTTCACCTCCACGTAGATTTTCATAGCTATACCTCTTCCAAGAGCAATTTGTCCTCCTTTGACTGAAATAATTAAAGGGCCAGCCATTTGATTCCTAACAACGAAAATTTCGCTTCCCGGATTTAGTCCCATATCAACGAGTTTTCTAAAAATTCCATGTCCTCCAGCAAAGTATTTTAGGATCACTCTCTTTCCTTCTCCTACAAAAGCTAATGGAAACATTCACTCCACCTCTATGTATCCAGCCTCTTCAAGCCGGAGCGAAAGTTTATACCCTCTAACTTCAATTTCTATAGGATCCCCGAGTGGAGCTCTCTTAATTACCCTAATTTTAGTTCCTGGTGTAAGCCCCATGTCTAAAAGACGAGTCTTAGGACCTCCAGCAATTCTCCTAACTTTTACAACTTCTCCAGGCATAACTTCGTTCAATCTCATATGCCCACCTCCATGGACACTTTCATACATACCTATTAGATTTCCCTAATAATCTGTGATTAGCCTAATCTAACAATCTTTAAATAGTTTTCCGTTTGTAAAGGAAACATACCCTATATGAAAACATGACTTTTAGGTTAACCTAACATGATTAAGAATTCCAAATAACATACTATCTAAAATACAATTTGTACAAAATAGTTTGAAAAATAAAAATTTAAGTTTTCTTTTCAAAATGTTGTCCTAAACTGACCTCACCTCCGCCTCAAAGGTCGAGGCGTGAAAAAAGGTGCATATATCTATAAGCGCTACTCTAAAGCTCTATCACCTTTCCAACGTATAGGGGCTCAAAGTTTTTTCCAACAGTATACATAAATGACGCCATTGCTTCAAAACCCGTGCAATGACCTGCATAAAGTTTTTGAACGCCCAAGTCTTTTAGACCTCTTATTGCATCCCTCCGCAATTTCTCGTCAGAGCCCATCAGATGAAAACCTCCTATTAGAGCTTTAATAGGTTTATTCAACAAGTTTTGAGCATGCATTACTATATTTAAGATCCCACTGTGACCACAACCCGTTATTACAATGACACTCTCTCCATCTTCTACAACTAGTGCTATATCATCCCTAACAGGATCTTTGATGAGGCCATTATCTTTCACAATATATCCAACTCTTCTATCCCAAGTTACTCTCTTGATCTCTCCACTAGTCCAAACTCCATCAAAAATCTTTAATGGCTTCTTATCAAGAATAAAGTTTGCTCCAAGAGTTTCCAATTCTTCTTGGAGATATGGAATCCCTATATCCCTTAGCTTAGGTTTTAGAGCTATTCGCTGTAAAAAGATCTCAGGGTGAGCATAAATATCTATAGTGCTTCTCCTAACTCTAAGAAACTCCCTCAACCCTCCAGTGTGATCATAATGGCCGTGAGTTAAAACGACTGCATCGATTTTTTCCGGATCTATTTCCAAGGCTTTCATGTTATGGAGAAGAATTTTTCCCTCCGTTCCAACATCCACTAAAATTCTCCTCCCATCGTAATCAATAAAAAGAGAAAACCCATGATACCCCAAGAGGCCCTTTTTAAAGCCTGCATGATTCTCAAAAAGCACTATACTTCTCATCTTTGTTCCCTCAAATTAACAGTTTACCAAACTCAACTTCTAAGGTCTGTGTCGTTCTCCATACGAAAGCTCCTTCTCCCTTGAGAACATGCTTTCTCATGGCTCCTTGTGGAACCCCATTTGCTTCATAAATCATGCTCTGCATGTCCGGATCGTTATAAAGTACAAGTGTTGGACCGGGAGTGTTGAGAAGGTTCTCCACGACGTACCTAGTTCCTAAAAGGGTAACTCTTCCCCTCATCGGCTGGATCAGCAGTGGAATAGCGGCGCTTCCGGGAGTTGTATAGAACAGAACTGCAGCATCATCAATTGCAATTAGGCTGTTTCTTCTATCTCTCACCGCCGCTGCAAGAATTAAGAACGCCATTCCTACCAGTGTTATGCTGTGAGCACTGCCAAAGTCTACTAAAATGCTCTTTCCAAGCTCTGGAGCTTCACCTTTAAAGAAGACCTCATCAAGAGTAGTATAGGTTTCTCGTATCACTTCACCATACTTCTCTTTGGACACTGCAGCCTCTGGAACACTTTTTATTTTTCCTGTTAGTATATCAGAGTAAAGTTTATCCGTAAGGGAACGATCTAATCCATAAATTGTTTGAATTATTGTTGCTGCAGTATAAAGATCATTTAAAATATCTTCCTTTGCCATTTTTATTGGATCCAGACCAGTTGGTTTATTGTCCTCTATTTTTACTATTGTATCAAACTTCTCCTTTGGATATTTTCCTCTCGTATCAAAGAAAACCAATTCATATTCCTTCTCTACGAATCTATCCCCAATGTACTCAATCACTTTGGTTGGATCATTGTCGATCCCAAAAATTTTCAAGTTTCTTCCATGGTAAACAGGGTCATAGTATATTTCTCTCCCTTCATACTCTAAAATTTTTACAGCTAATTTGCTATATTTCATAAGATTCACCAAACAATAATAGGTAAATAAAGTATAAACGGATTTCTCTTAAGTTAGGAAATAAAAGAAAAGTCACCAGTTACCTTTGCCTTGTCCTCTTCTGTGCCCCATTCTTTGGCCTCTTCCAGGACTTCTCCCTCCTTCAGGACCTAGAATTGCTTGAGTTAATTCCCCACGTAAAAATGCCTTCACAGCTTCTTCTACAGTCATGGTTGGAGGAGCTGAAACAAATTTTATGCCCGATGCTTGAAGTATTTGGGAAGAGTTGGGCCCAAATTGACCAGCTATGACAACATTTGCACTTTCATTTATACAAAATTGGGCCGCCTGAACACCAGCTCCTCTTGAAGCACTTGCACCAGGATTAGGAGCTACTTTAGTATTTTTTATTTGTCCTTCTTCAATATCCACTATTGTGAACACTGGAGCTCTCCCAAAAGCTTGATTAACGAAATCATTCAATCCACCTTTCGCAGTTGCTACCACTATTTTCATGGTTATCACCCAAAAGAATTAGGGAAACCGAATTTAAAAAAGTTTGCATAAGCTCAAAAACCTCCACCTCTATTTGGCCTCAGAAAACCTCTGATAATGAGAAGCACTATGAAGCCCAAGGCATAAGGAAGGGCCACAAAAAGTAGCCTTATGAAAAAGTAAATGATTCCAATCAGCAAAAGCATGTCAATTAAATAATAAGGTTCTCTCAGGCAATAGTTAAAGAAACTTTGTCTTCTATAGCCCCTTCCCATTCCTCGTGGCATTTATAATCCTCCAAAAATTAAAGAGAAAAGCTCACCACCAGCCGAAATATCTGGCTATCCGGTTTCTTCTATTTGGCATTCCAGTCCATGGACAGTACCCTAATCTTGCTCCCCAGCCACGTCCTCCTCTGCCCCAACCTCTACCAAATCCTCTTCCTATGCCTCTACCTCTTCCTCCACCCCAACCAAAGCCGTAAGCTGGATACGGTGGGATAGGAGGATAATACTGTGGGTTCTGGGAGGGTACTTGGACAGGAGGATAAGATGGAGCTTGTGGAAATTCTGATGCTGGTGAAGGGGTTTCTCCCTTTATAATTCTGTCAACGGCTTCCTTTATTGATGTCCCTGCTGGAAAGGTGTAGTATTTGATCCCAGCTGCTTGAATAGCACTCATGGCATTTGGCCCTATTTGTGATGCTATTATTGTATCAACCCCCTCGTTTATGAGTGTCTGTACGGCTATTGGACCAGCCCCTCCTCCTGCATATGCAGCTTGATTTTGGAGTACTCTGACATTCTTTATTTCCCCATTCTCCACATCAACTATTGTAAACACTGGTGCCCGCGCAAATACTGGAGCTATAGTATCTTCCAACCCCCCATTTGTCGAACTTGATATTCCAATCCTCATTCTCATCACCACCCATATTTCTGTTATGTGCATATGCACAAAATCTTAAAAACTTTTCGATTAACCTAACATTTAGCTGGAACATAAAATTTCTACTATTTTCTCCAGATCCATTCTAAGTTTCGTTAAACTTCTCCCCCGATACACCTAGGCATGATGTTTAAGTTCCCTTTTATACGAAGAAAATCTAACCTCATTCTAAATGCTACTAGTACATCAACATTACTAAGGTAATCAATGACAACTCTAATCTTTCTCATTTCTAAATCAACATGATAGCATATGCACAAAATTTTTAAAGTTTTAGGCCTCCCTAACTCTGGAGGTGAAAACATGCAAATAGCAGTGAGTGGGGGTAAAGGAGGAACAGGGAAATCAACAGTTGCAATTAACCTAGCAATAGCTCTGAAGGAATATTTCGACCTTGCATTGGCTGATTTAGATGTTGAAGCACCAAATGATCACATACTCCTTAATGTTGAGCTTCAAAATGAAGAACCGGTCAACATGTTTATGCCCCGTTTTGACTATTCAAAGTGTATCAAATGTAGAAAGTGTGCTGAGATTTGTGAAGAAAATGCAATAATCACTATGAAGGATGGGACTCCCTTCTTGATACCAACTTTATGTTCCGGTTGTAGAGGATGTGAGATAGTATGTCCTGTTCCAGGGGCAATACTGGAGAAACAGAAAACCATGGGACACACATACCTAACAAACACGGTCTATGGATTTCCTCTCATAACAGGCAAACTCTTGGAAGGGGAAGAGAGAGCTATGCCAATTGTAGTTGCGGCAAGAAAGAGGGTACAAAAGCTTGATAATGAGCTTTTACTAGTAGATACCGCTGCAGGTACAAATAACACCGTTTCCAAAGCTTTAGAAAATTCAAAACTGTTAATCGCAGTTACAGAACCAACCCCATTGGGTCTGCATGATCTCGAGCTCATACTAAAACTTGCAGAGCTTATGGGTATTGAGACTTGGATAGTGCTCAATCGAAGTAGCCTTGGTAATAGGGAAGGAGTGCAAAAAGTGGCAAAAGAATACGGAGTAGAGATAGTTGCAGAAATTCCATATAGTGAGAATATAATCCGAAGCTACATTGAGGGGAAGCCTATAGTGTTAAGCGAAAATAAAGAAGCAGAGGTCTTCAAAGAACTTGCCAAAAAAGTCGCAGAATATGTGGGGTGAAAAGGATGCAGATCGCAATAGCAAGTGGAAAAGGCGGAGTTGGAAAGTCAAGTGTTGCTGCTTCACTAGTTTATCTTCTTAAAGATACTTATAAGCTAATAGCGATTGATGCTGATGCTGATGCACCTAATCTGGACCTACTCTTTAATGTGGAGAAATGGGAAGAGGAAAAAGAACTCGTAGGGGCAAAAGTTGCCAAAATAAACACTGAAACATGCATACAATGTGGCATATGTGCTGAGAGATGTCCTTATGATTGCATAAAATTCATTGATGGAAATTACGTAGTTAATGAATTAACATGTGAAGGTTGTGGCGTTTGTAGGCTTGTGTGTCCA encodes:
- a CDS encoding FeoA family protein — protein: MRLNEVMPGEVVKVRRIAGGPKTRLLDMGLTPGTKIRVIKRAPLGDPIEIEVRGYKLSLRLEEAGYIEVE
- a CDS encoding NifB/NifX family molybdenum-iron cluster-binding protein — encoded protein: MKIVVATAKGGLNDFVNQAFGRAPVFTIVDIEEGQIKNTKVAPNPGASASRGAGVQAAQFCINESANVVIAGQFGPNSSQILQASGIKFVSAPPTMTVEEAVKAFLRGELTQAILGPEGGRSPGRGQRMGHRRGQGKGNW
- a CDS encoding MBL fold metallo-hydrolase — its product is MRSIVLFENHAGFKKGLLGYHGFSLFIDYDGRRILVDVGTEGKILLHNMKALEIDPEKIDAVVLTHGHYDHTGGLREFLRVRRSTIDIYAHPEIFLQRIALKPKLRDIGIPYLQEELETLGANFILDKKPLKIFDGVWTSGEIKRVTWDRRVGYIVKDNGLIKDPVRDDIALVVEDGESVIVITGCGHSGILNIVMHAQNLLNKPIKALIGGFHLMGSDEKLRRDAIRGLKDLGVQKLYAGHCTGFEAMASFMYTVGKNFEPLYVGKVIEL
- a CDS encoding NifB/NifX family molybdenum-iron cluster-binding protein, translated to MRIGISSSTNGGLEDTIAPVFARAPVFTIVDVENGEIKNVRVLQNQAAYAGGGAGPIAVQTLINEGVDTIIASQIGPNAMSAIQAAGIKYYTFPAGTSIKEAVDRIIKGETPSPASEFPQAPSYPPVQVPSQNPQYYPPIPPYPAYGFGWGGGRGRGIGRGFGRGWGRGGRGWGARLGYCPWTGMPNRRNRIARYFGWW
- a CDS encoding FeoA family protein, whose protein sequence is MFPLAFVGEGKRVILKYFAGGHGIFRKLVDMGLNPGSEIFVVRNQMAGPLIISVKGGQIALGRGIAMKIYVEVKE
- a CDS encoding P-loop NTPase; this encodes MQIAVSGGKGGTGKSTVAINLAIALKEYFDLALADLDVEAPNDHILLNVELQNEEPVNMFMPRFDYSKCIKCRKCAEICEENAIITMKDGTPFLIPTLCSGCRGCEIVCPVPGAILEKQKTMGHTYLTNTVYGFPLITGKLLEGEERAMPIVVAARKRVQKLDNELLLVDTAAGTNNTVSKALENSKLLIAVTEPTPLGLHDLELILKLAELMGIETWIVLNRSSLGNREGVQKVAKEYGVEIVAEIPYSENIIRSYIEGKPIVLSENKEAEVFKELAKKVAEYVG